CTTCTCCAATCGGTTTAGAGCCGCGCCGCAGACCATATTCGTCAACTCTCCAATGACATCGCAAATCTGATCGGCATTTACTTCATGGGGTTCCTGTCCATAAAAATTGGCTGCCAGTGTACGTGCCGCATCCGCCGACACTTGAAGTCCGAACCGCCCTCGGGCCACGCCCTGAAACTCCATCGTCGAGGATACCCACTGCGACTCGCCAAGAAAGCCTTCCGGTCCATCACCGAGGATCTCTGTGAAGCACATACTCTCCAGTACCTCAGCCGCGGCATCCGCCAGCGTTGGCTCAAATGCTACTGTCTGCATACTTCCCTCTCCGCAGTAGATTTTCCATCTCACTACTCAACTTCTCCGGAAGAAATGGCTTCGTGATATAGCCCTGTGCACCCAGCGATAACATCTGTTGCAAACGGTCTTTGCTGCGATCGGTAGAAACTACCAGGACGGGAAGGTATTGAAGCCTGGCATCTGCATGAAGCTGTCGAAGGAACTCTTCGCCATTCATCACCGGCATGTTGATATCGGTTAGCACAATGTCCACGCGGTTTGTTCGCAATACGCTGAGAGCTTCCAGCCCATTACTCGCCTCAAAACATTCACCGATAGAAAACTGTGACATGCCAAGGACTCGACAAATAAATTTGCGCATGGCAGGAGAATCATCTACGATCAACACATTAAACGTCATTGGCTGCCTTCCTTTCCTCTGCAACCAGACTTCTGAGTTCGCGATCCTGCTGCGCGTGCCTCAGGAGAATGCGTCCGTTGCCCAGATTCATCCATAGAGTTCTGGGAAGATTGCCACCCACCTCTTCGCAATGAACGAGCACGCCCGCTTTCCAAAAGATTCTTCTAAGCGCAAGCTGATTCCGCTTCCCTATGTCGAAGACGCCGTCGGTCCCAACCATCTGAGCTCCGCCAACGGCTGCAACCAACAGGCGCGACTTCACCGCCCCCAGGCGATATGCCCAGCGAAAGAGTAATGGGATTCCCGTATCCGCAAACATCCAGGGGCGTTGCGATGCCTTGGTCTGATCGATCCTGGAATCCGGCAGCATGTAATGAAGCATGCCACCTACTCTCGCCATAGGATCGTAAATCGTAACCGCCATACAGGATCCCAATGCATAGGTCACCAGCGATGCGTCTGGATTATTGCTTACCTGGCAATCTCCTACGCCAACCGTGATTGAGGCTGCTTTATCCAGGCCCTCTGCTTCCAGACGCATCAGACGCCTCCATCTTTGCGATAGATTGCAGGTGCGATGTACCGCAGAGGCTGGCGAGTGCTATTCAGGCTTTCCGAGTGCCCTACCAGCAGATAGCCTCCAGGTAACAGACAGTCGGCCAATCGATGGACAAGACGCTGCTGCGTTGGCTGGTCAAAATAGATCATGACGTTCCGGCAAAAGATCACCGAGAAGCGTCCCAGATGCGCAAAACTCTCCATTAGATTCGCATGGCGAAATTCGATCAGCGCACGTACTTTTTCCTTAACCTTATAAACGCCACGAGATGGCCCAAGCCCTTTCAGTAGATATCGATGTAACATCTCCATGGGGATGCCACTGAAACTATCCTCCGGATAGCAACCGCGTTCTGCTTTCTTCAGCATCCGAGTGGATACATCTGTAGCGAGAATATGGATGCGCGAAGCCGCTTTCTCTCCCAACTCTTCCAGAAGCGAAATTGCGATCGAGAAAGGCTCCTCTCCGCTGGAGCACGCCGCACTCCATACGGAGATAGAATCACTCGGCTTCAGCGCAGGCAGGATCTTCTTCCGCAGAAATTCAAAGTGCTGCGGTTCGCGAAAAAAGCTGGTGTGGTTGGTGGTAAGCACATCGATCATCGATGCCATCAGCTGACCGCTGGAGTCGCCCTTAACCTTCTCGCAATACTCCCTGAACGAAGAGAGACCCATCTTCCGTACCTGATTACTCAGTCTTGCGAAAACGAGAACTTCCTTGCCCTGCAAATTGATTCCGCAGTGCTGATAGCACATCTCGCGAATCTCTTCGAACTCGTGCTCACTCATGGCGGACGTCGCGTTGGGAGCTTGAACCGTCATGGGGTTCGTCCTTGGACAATCCCGTCTATGTCAAGGATCAAGCCCACGCGTCCGTCTCCGAGAATGGCGCACCCAGCGATGCCAGTGACATCGCGGAATACATCTCCTAGCCCTTTAATTACGACTTCCTGCTTCTCGATCAGATCGTCGACCAGGAGACAGAATTGCGAGCCCTCGCTCTCCACAACCACCAGCAATCCTTCACAAGGATCGGTAATACGAGACTCAATTCCCAACCGCTGTCCCAGGTTCACAATGGGCAAAAGCCTGCCGCGAACCATCGCCATGTGATCCCGTCCATGCACCGTCGATAACAAATCTTCGGTTGGACGGAACATCTCTTTTACAGCAAAGATCGGGATGATATAGCGCCTGTCGCCGACGACCACTACCAGTCCTTCGATAATCGCCAACGTGAGTGGCAGCTTTAGATAAAAAGTAGTTCCTTGTCCATAGGTAGAATGAATCTCGATCCTGCCACGCAGCTTTTGCACATTCTGGCGAACGACATCCATCCCCACACCGCGTCCTGAGGTATCCGTCACTTGCGCCGCGGTTGAAAATCCCGGCTGAAAGATTAGCTGGAAGACTTCGTTATCGGATAGTTGTGCACCGTCCCCCACTAACCCGCGCTCTTGCGCCTTCAGCAAAATCTTTTCCCGATTCAGACCGCGCCCGTCATCGGAGATCTCTATCACGATCTGGCCACCCTGGTGGTAGGCCGAAAGACGAATAGTCGCAACAGCGTTCTTACTGGTTGCCGCACGTTCTTCGGTAGTCTCAATTCCATGATCGACGGAGTTTCGCATCATATGCAGCAAAGGATCGGCTAACTCTTCCGCAATCGTCTTATCAACTTCCGTGTCTTCGCCGGATATATCCAGCACTATTTGTTTTCCAGTCTTCCGGGATAGATCTCGTATCAACCGCGTTGACCTGTGGAAGAGTTGACCGATGGGGATCATTCTCATTTCCATCGCGGCGCGCTGCACTTCGGTAGTAATCCTGGTTAATTGAGCAATATCACCCAGCAGCCGAGGATCTTGCTGTGCTACGAAGACTGGATTATGGCGAATCAGAGACTGTGCGATGACCAGCTCACCTACCGTATCCATCAGGTGATCCAGTTTTGCAGTCTCCACACGAACAGAGAAGGTATCGGCGGACCGGGAAGCTTCCGGATGTGCAGCTACTGGACTTACCGCCGGCTTGTGCGTGAGAGCCTGGGTCTTCTCCAACTCTTTTTCTTCCAGGGCCGGTGCTGCTTCCACAATTTCCGTCTTGATAACCACTTCAGGCTCATGAGTCGGCGCCTCGAAAGCCTCGTCTACTTTGAGCTGCGTGCTCTCCAAATCAGTAGACGCGCCGGATCTAGCGAGTCGTTGCAGCTTCTCCAGCAGGAAGCGATTCTCTATGGGTGCCGACGGCCTGCCTGTCAGCCTCCCTTCGATGCTGTCCAACTCCTGCTTAAGAAGATCTGCGCTTTCTAACACCGCATCGACTACGGGCGTCGTGATGGTAAGCCTGGAACTGCGAGCCAGATCCAGCAACGTCTCTACCTCGTGAGCAAGCTCCTGAATACTGCCAAACTCTAAAAAACCAGCCAGCCCTTTAATCGTGTGAAAGGTGCGGAAGACAGAATGAACGGCTTCAGTGGAGGATGGATCTGCTTCCAATTCAAGCATCAGTCCTTCCACCTTGGCAAGATGCTCACGGGACTCTACGAGGAAGTCGCCCACCAACTCTGCATCGTCAGCAAACGAATTGGGGGCTGGCTGCTGCCGTGCCGATTCCGTGCCGCGATTCTCGTCCTCGATAGCCTCTCTCAGTGCAGTCAAACTTTCTCGAATCTCCTTTTCCGACAAGTTCGATTGTTCCCTGCTACTGGTGAGCACTGCGAGGTCTGCTGCGAGGTTCGCCACACGAAAGCAACCTCTTTTCCCGGCATCTTCCTGCAACGCCTTGAACTCGTCTGGTTGTAGACTCGCGGGGCCACTCACCATTAGGCGAACGACCCACTCATCGATTTTGTTCAGCATGAGAGAGCTGCTACTCTCGCCACCCAGTACTTCAGGCATGGCCGTCTCCAAATTGCTCAATGGAACTAAACTGGCGCAGACTAGTCGTAAGAATACGTCTGGTTCCGTCCTGCAAGTTCAGCAATGGTTGTCATTTAGAATTCCACAAATTGCTCTCCCAGCGGAAAGCTGCTCTTATCCAACTTGGCCGGGGCAGCAGGAGTGGTCTTCGCGAAGGCCGCAGGTGCCTCAAGGCTTCGCGGCGCAAGACCACGACGCATCGATGTATTTACATCGCGGGAGGGCATACGGCGCGTTCCGGTAGAGCTGATGTCGGCACCTACCATTCGGTTGAGACGATCCACGATACCCTGCAGGGTTTCAGATTGAGCATTCAGTTGTTCTGCCGCCGCCGCGTTCTCTTCAGCATTTGCCGCTGTGCTCTGGGTAACCTGCTCCATCTGCGACAGCGCTCTGCCTATCTGCTCGATTCCGTCTGTCTGCTCTCTGCTTCCATGGCTTACCTCATCGACGAGGATCTTGAACTTTGAGAATTGTTCCGTGATCCGCTGGATGGCGGTTGCAACGTTCCCCATCTTGGTCTTTCCGCTGCCGGACTTATCGATCGATTCCTCAATCAAACCAGCGGTGTCTTTGGCGGCCTGGGCGGAGCGCTGCGCGAGGTTGCGCACTTCATCCGCAACCACGGCGAATCCCATCCCCGCCTCCCCGGCGCGGGCCGCTTCTACCGCAGCATTCAACGCCAGTATGTTGGTTTGAAATGCGATCTCGTCGATGACTTTGATGATCTTCGATATCTTTGCGCTGGAATCATTGATTGCATCCATCGCCGTTACCATGTCAGTCAGGTGCTGATTTGCCTGTGCAAACTCCCGTTCCGAGTCGGTCACAAGCTGCGACATTACTCCGGCGTTATCCGAGTTCTTACGCGCCATGGAATTGATCTCTTCAGAGGAGGAAGACGTCTCTTCCAGCGATGCCGCCTGTTCCGAGGAGCCTTGCGCCAACGACTGACTGGAGGAGGAAACCTGAGATGCTGCACTGGCAATCTGCTCTGCGCCCTCAGCGAGTTCAACGAGGCTGCGGGAGAGAGCCTGGTTGATCTGCCGCACAACGAATACGACCACTGCGCCAACTCCGAGCACCAGTATCATTAGAAAGGCAGAAATCCAGCGAATCTGCGCGACTATACTCTCGGCGGATCTACCAGATGCCGCCAACAGTGCGCTGGCAGCCACAACCAGGGCATCCGCGTTAACCACTACTCGTTGCGCCTCAGGTATCGCCTTACTCGTCATCTGCTCCGACGCATTCGAGAAGTCATCGCCTGCGCACATGCGATACAAATCTTCATGATTCTGAAGAATGACCGCCTGGCTATTCTGCATCTCGGCAATAATGCGCTTCCCCTCAGGGGTCGACGCTAATGGCGCGTATTCACTGACCAGCGCGTGAAATTTGTCCGAGCCTTGCCGGAAGTCCGCATTGTACTTTTCGAGTGCAGACTTATCCTGCAAGATGGCTCGGAGATACATGCCCTGTTCATCACTCAGCATATCGGCGACGACCGCCTTGATCTCGCCTGCGAGATGCACCTTGTGAGCATTCAGTAGATTTGCATCGACCTGACTTTGAATACGGCTGGTACCGTAGAGTCCGCTGATTCCCAGAACTAAGGCAATCGTCAACGCTGCGCCAAAACTTGCATACAACTTCCTGCTAAGGGTCATACTGCTTCTCCTGAGTCTGTTCGCTGATCGAATCTCTACTGCAGCAGGGATTCAAGCCCCTGCATCGCGCCGCTGCTCAATACCTGTTCGATATCAAGCAGGATCTTCACCTTGCCCTTGACCTTGGCCATACCCAATAAGTAGGCGAAGGCCTCTCCACGGCCGAAGTCGGGAGCATCCTCAATTTCTGCCGCGGACAACGTGAGCACCTCAACCACGCCATCCACCACCAGACCAACCGGAAGTTCGACGCCCGCGGAGTGAGCACGGACTACGATGATGCAGGTGCGTTCCGTATACTCCTCGGCCGACATGCCAAATTTGCTTCGCAGATCCATGACCGGGATAACTTTACCGCGCAGGTTGATGACGCCTTTCACGTAAGCAGGAGTCTGGGGCACAGCGGTTACTTCCTGCATCCGCATAATCTCCCTGACGTGCAGGATTCCAGCCCCAAATTCTTCGTTTCCCAAACGAAAAATCAGGTATTTCCCTGAGCGTGGATCGATCTCCGCCGGCTGCTGCGTTATCGCGCGGGCCATCACGGTCGACTGCATAATGAGTTGCCTCCAGTTTCCAACGGACGCGAAGAGCGGCGCTTCTATCAATAGCGCCTGGCGCTCACCGCCCGGGGCAGATATGAGCAGAAACTTCCGAAACGCGGTTATTACCAAAGATTCTTACTCTTGTATCGGCAGGATTACGTTGAACTTCAGAGGGAGGGCATTCGGAAAGGAAGAGGGATAACGGAACGCGTATTGCTCCATCCAACACACTCAGCAGCAGTGCGAGCGTGCGGACTGGAAGAGACGGGGTTGCCGGGACGACTATCCTGGGCGCTCGGGATGGTCTCCCCAAAAGCGATGGGCTCCCGCAAAGGGAGCCCATTGGCCTCAAGCTTAAAAGAACTTTTTATTTTCCGTTTAAGCCCTGATTACTGCCAACTCCCGTCACGTAGTCATATCCGGGGCCTGCTGTGTAGCTTCCTGCTGTACCGGAGAGGATGTCGCGAAAATCAGCGGTATTGGTGCGATTGGTATAGATGGTTGTGAGTTCGGAGAAGCTGCTGGGGGCAAAGCTGTGCGCCGTATTCACAATCCCTGCAAGAGAGGGTGCGGCTACGCTCGTACCGCCAAAAACGAGCCAGCCGCTGACGCCCTGACACGAGGTGCTGTCATATACAGAGACACCGCTGTTCGGGTCAGCGTCGAAAGAGAAATCCGGAACCGAGCGCTGCGTCGTGCTGGCGTTCGGCACGTTTTGCTGATAGAGAGGGATGGGCTCATAGGTGCTGGGCCCTCCGCCGCTGCCGCTCCACCCCGTCTCGCTGACAAAGGCTCCGCTGCTGTTGCGATTGATGGTAGTACCACCTGCTGCGACCACATCGGGAGAAACGCCGGGATAGATTGTCTTACCACCGGTGTCGCCACTGGCGGCAAAATAGACGACTCCCGCGCTTGCGCTCCCGGTGAAATGTGTGTCGTCACTCGATTCGCCTGAGAACTCACTGCCGCCCCAGCTCATGGATACCTCTCCGCTCTGCCCTGAAGCGTTCACCTGGCCGGTGGCTGTGTCCACGGCGGCAAACAGATTGGCGAAGCTGTTGCTGGCGGCTTCGACTAAAACAATCTTGGCGTTTGGAGCCATGGCATGCGCCCACTCAATATCGAGCGCCGCTTCCTGCGACCATCCGCA
This genomic interval from Acidisarcina sp. contains the following:
- a CDS encoding chemotaxis protein CheA; translation: MTALREAIEDENRGTESARQQPAPNSFADDAELVGDFLVESREHLAKVEGLMLELEADPSSTEAVHSVFRTFHTIKGLAGFLEFGSIQELAHEVETLLDLARSSRLTITTPVVDAVLESADLLKQELDSIEGRLTGRPSAPIENRFLLEKLQRLARSGASTDLESTQLKVDEAFEAPTHEPEVVIKTEIVEAAPALEEKELEKTQALTHKPAVSPVAAHPEASRSADTFSVRVETAKLDHLMDTVGELVIAQSLIRHNPVFVAQQDPRLLGDIAQLTRITTEVQRAAMEMRMIPIGQLFHRSTRLIRDLSRKTGKQIVLDISGEDTEVDKTIAEELADPLLHMMRNSVDHGIETTEERAATSKNAVATIRLSAYHQGGQIVIEISDDGRGLNREKILLKAQERGLVGDGAQLSDNEVFQLIFQPGFSTAAQVTDTSGRGVGMDVVRQNVQKLRGRIEIHSTYGQGTTFYLKLPLTLAIIEGLVVVVGDRRYIIPIFAVKEMFRPTEDLLSTVHGRDHMAMVRGRLLPIVNLGQRLGIESRITDPCEGLLVVVESEGSQFCLLVDDLIEKQEVVIKGLGDVFRDVTGIAGCAILGDGRVGLILDIDGIVQGRTP
- a CDS encoding methyl-accepting chemotaxis protein, which codes for MTLSRKLYASFGAALTIALVLGISGLYGTSRIQSQVDANLLNAHKVHLAGEIKAVVADMLSDEQGMYLRAILQDKSALEKYNADFRQGSDKFHALVSEYAPLASTPEGKRIIAEMQNSQAVILQNHEDLYRMCAGDDFSNASEQMTSKAIPEAQRVVVNADALVVAASALLAASGRSAESIVAQIRWISAFLMILVLGVGAVVVFVVRQINQALSRSLVELAEGAEQIASAASQVSSSSQSLAQGSSEQAASLEETSSSSEEINSMARKNSDNAGVMSQLVTDSEREFAQANQHLTDMVTAMDAINDSSAKISKIIKVIDEIAFQTNILALNAAVEAARAGEAGMGFAVVADEVRNLAQRSAQAAKDTAGLIEESIDKSGSGKTKMGNVATAIQRITEQFSKFKILVDEVSHGSREQTDGIEQIGRALSQMEQVTQSTAANAEENAAAAEQLNAQSETLQGIVDRLNRMVGADISSTGTRRMPSRDVNTSMRRGLAPRSLEAPAAFAKTTPAAPAKLDKSSFPLGEQFVEF
- a CDS encoding response regulator is translated as MTFNVLIVDDSPAMRKFICRVLGMSQFSIGECFEASNGLEALSVLRTNRVDIVLTDINMPVMNGEEFLRQLHADARLQYLPVLVVSTDRSKDRLQQMLSLGAQGYITKPFLPEKLSSEMENLLRRGKYADSSI
- a CDS encoding protein-glutamate O-methyltransferase CheR; the protein is MTVQAPNATSAMSEHEFEEIREMCYQHCGINLQGKEVLVFARLSNQVRKMGLSSFREYCEKVKGDSSGQLMASMIDVLTTNHTSFFREPQHFEFLRKKILPALKPSDSISVWSAACSSGEEPFSIAISLLEELGEKAASRIHILATDVSTRMLKKAERGCYPEDSFSGIPMEMLHRYLLKGLGPSRGVYKVKEKVRALIEFRHANLMESFAHLGRFSVIFCRNVMIYFDQPTQQRLVHRLADCLLPGGYLLVGHSESLNSTRQPLRYIAPAIYRKDGGV
- a CDS encoding chemotaxis protein CheW, with translation MQSTVMARAITQQPAEIDPRSGKYLIFRLGNEEFGAGILHVREIMRMQEVTAVPQTPAYVKGVINLRGKVIPVMDLRSKFGMSAEEYTERTCIIVVRAHSAGVELPVGLVVDGVVEVLTLSAAEIEDAPDFGRGEAFAYLLGMAKVKGKVKILLDIEQVLSSGAMQGLESLLQ
- a CDS encoding chemotaxis protein CheX, producing MQTVAFEPTLADAAAEVLESMCFTEILGDGPEGFLGESQWVSSTMEFQGVARGRFGLQVSADAARTLAANFYGQEPHEVNADQICDVIGELTNMVCGAALNRLEKASSFHLSHPESTIRVGKLQPFHSDNCSSRILQLEDGFLSVWLELVPE
- a CDS encoding S53 family peptidase gives rise to the protein MRDLASLLAIAGLIAFVPALTAQSQGSQHAAVLIPDSSIEHAEDIGVRAHTNHLIHVDGKAASSGGPTGETPSSIAAVYAFTPAGSQTIAIVDAYDYPTAENDLNVFSAQFGLPACTTANGCFKKVYASGSKPRANCGWSQEAALDIEWAHAMAPNAKIVLVEAASNSFANLFAAVDTATGQVNASGQSGEVSMSWGGSEFSGESSDDTHFTGSASAGVVYFAASGDTGGKTIYPGVSPDVVAAGGTTINRNSSGAFVSETGWSGSGGGPSTYEPIPLYQQNVPNASTTQRSVPDFSFDADPNSGVSVYDSTSCQGVSGWLVFGGTSVAAPSLAGIVNTAHSFAPSSFSELTTIYTNRTNTADFRDILSGTAGSYTAGPGYDYVTGVGSNQGLNGK
- a CDS encoding chemotaxis protein CheD, whose product is MRLEAEGLDKAASITVGVGDCQVSNNPDASLVTYALGSCMAVTIYDPMARVGGMLHYMLPDSRIDQTKASQRPWMFADTGIPLLFRWAYRLGAVKSRLLVAAVGGAQMVGTDGVFDIGKRNQLALRRIFWKAGVLVHCEEVGGNLPRTLWMNLGNGRILLRHAQQDRELRSLVAEERKAANDV